One stretch of Streptomyces sp. NBC_00443 DNA includes these proteins:
- a CDS encoding ArsR/SmtB family transcription factor codes for MELEQRVADIERRLAALESAQQTAPRLGEGDFWALQGFKDQLAELGAADGGVLFTGAVRLPTGEQYEWQHGALTEGLLDAEWTEAAESFAALGHPVRLRLLREVVAGRRTAAELAELDEVGTTGQIYHHLRQLTGAGWLHTTGRGRYEVPPGRVVPLLVALSAARP; via the coding sequence GTGGAACTCGAACAACGCGTCGCCGACATCGAGCGACGGCTGGCGGCGCTGGAGAGCGCGCAGCAGACCGCCCCCCGCCTCGGCGAGGGCGACTTCTGGGCGCTGCAGGGATTCAAGGATCAGCTGGCCGAGCTGGGCGCGGCCGACGGCGGAGTGCTGTTCACCGGTGCGGTACGGCTGCCGACCGGGGAGCAGTACGAGTGGCAGCACGGCGCGCTGACCGAGGGACTGCTGGACGCCGAGTGGACCGAGGCCGCCGAGTCCTTCGCGGCCCTCGGCCACCCGGTCCGGCTCCGGCTGCTCCGCGAGGTCGTCGCCGGCCGCCGCACCGCGGCCGAACTGGCCGAGCTGGACGAGGTCGGCACGACCGGCCAGATCTACCACCACCTGCGCCAGCTCACCGGCGCGGGCTGGCTGCACACGACCGGCCGGGGCCGGTACGAGGTGCCACCGGGACGGGTCGTACCGCTGCTCGTGGCGCTGTCGGCAGCCCGTCCGTAA
- a CDS encoding M23 family metallopeptidase: MSARKLAMVAFRGLQLAFIGLVIAHICFGWGYPVWWDFLPLVLAYVLVTVANRWGGAPDSSRRAPEPVEVAPPVTGRWSALNSPADRTPSHGVHAHGQTYAIDILAEPEPGARPGFHWLWPIARRPQDFPAFEAPILAVADATVVRAVDGQRDHLSRNSLAGLLYLMLIEGSVREMAGLRRILGNHLILDLGNGTYAAYAAYAHLRRGSLTVREGDRVHAGQVIARCGNSGNSSEPHLHFQLMDGPDPDAARGVPFTWHGVGVPRNGETFEVPSTAAALG; the protein is encoded by the coding sequence ATGTCCGCACGCAAGCTCGCCATGGTGGCCTTCCGCGGCCTCCAGCTGGCCTTCATCGGCCTGGTGATCGCCCATATCTGCTTCGGCTGGGGCTACCCGGTCTGGTGGGACTTCCTGCCGCTGGTCCTGGCGTACGTCCTCGTCACCGTCGCCAACCGCTGGGGCGGCGCCCCGGACAGCTCGCGCCGGGCGCCGGAACCGGTCGAGGTCGCCCCGCCGGTCACCGGCCGCTGGTCCGCGCTGAACAGCCCGGCCGACCGCACCCCGAGCCATGGCGTCCACGCCCACGGGCAGACGTACGCCATCGACATCCTCGCCGAGCCGGAACCCGGTGCCCGCCCCGGCTTTCACTGGCTGTGGCCGATCGCCCGGCGCCCCCAGGACTTCCCGGCCTTCGAGGCACCGATCCTCGCGGTCGCCGACGCCACGGTCGTGCGGGCCGTCGACGGGCAGCGCGATCACCTGAGCCGCAACTCGCTCGCGGGACTGCTGTACCTGATGCTGATCGAGGGCTCGGTGCGCGAGATGGCGGGCCTTCGCCGCATCCTCGGCAACCACCTGATCCTGGACCTCGGCAACGGCACCTACGCGGCCTACGCGGCCTACGCGCACCTGCGGCGCGGCTCGCTCACCGTTCGGGAGGGCGACCGGGTGCACGCCGGGCAGGTCATCGCCCGCTGCGGAAACTCGGGCAACTCCTCAGAGCCGCACCTGCACTTCCAGCTGATGGACGGCCCGGACCCGGACGCGGCCCGTGGTGTCCCCTTCACCTGGCACGGAGTCGGGGTCCCCCGCAACGGGGAAACCTTCGAGGTGCCCTCCACCGCCGCCGCTCTAGGCTGA
- a CDS encoding sterol carrier family protein, translating to MPPAKKRARTYDPARIRTAVLTQFGHVRQAVRTLTDEQLALPTRLPGWTVRDLAAHVAMAVGSVSRNLDRDEPAKAELTLLDWPFATAARAGDIADRTQDLAAANPDLDALYARTEEHLTRNLAEAPGERLLAALTGTMTLADYLVTRTVELIVHTDDLNAALPGLDIPHDRQALAACTRLLADALAAKAPGGSTEVRIPPYAVVQCVEGPRHTRGTPPNVVEADPLTWIRLATGRVAWQDAVAAAKVSASGERADLGGLLPLLG from the coding sequence ATGCCCCCGGCCAAGAAGCGTGCCCGCACCTACGACCCCGCCAGGATCCGCACCGCGGTCCTCACCCAGTTCGGGCACGTACGGCAGGCGGTCCGCACCCTCACCGACGAGCAGCTCGCGCTCCCCACCCGGCTGCCGGGCTGGACCGTGCGGGACCTCGCCGCGCACGTGGCCATGGCCGTGGGGAGCGTCAGCCGCAACCTCGACCGCGACGAGCCGGCCAAGGCCGAACTGACCCTCCTGGACTGGCCCTTCGCCACGGCCGCCCGCGCCGGGGACATCGCCGACCGCACCCAGGACCTCGCCGCCGCCAACCCTGACCTCGACGCGCTCTACGCCCGTACCGAGGAACACCTCACACGGAACCTGGCGGAGGCACCCGGCGAACGTCTGCTCGCCGCGCTCACCGGCACCATGACCCTCGCCGACTACCTGGTCACCCGAACCGTCGAACTGATCGTCCACACCGACGACCTGAACGCCGCCCTCCCCGGCCTCGACATCCCCCACGACCGCCAGGCCCTGGCCGCCTGCACCCGCCTCCTCGCCGACGCGCTCGCCGCGAAGGCGCCCGGCGGTTCGACCGAGGTGCGGATTCCGCCGTACGCCGTCGTGCAGTGCGTCGAGGGGCCGAGGCATACCCGGGGCACCCCGCCGAACGTCGTCGAGGCCGATCCGCTGACCTGGATCCGGCTGGCGACCGGGCGGGTGGCGTGGCAGGACGCCGTGGCAGCGGCCAAGGTGAGCGCGAGCGGGGAGCGCGCTGACCTGGGCGGGCTGCTTCCGCTCCTGGGGTGA
- a CDS encoding META domain-containing protein — protein MNTLGTLGKDKKRLAAVAALTLVPLAVACGSEDAGSDTVGSGASASVTGAHWAVDEVTVDGKKSAAPSNAYVRIADGGEVKGNLGCNGFGAEAAFTDSKVTFDKMEATEMACEGVPPNFEVSLARTLSDGNLTAEVDGDKLTLTTADGDRVALTKEKAAPLQGTKWAISSPDTDGKAHLTFDEKTGLVNGSLGCNKVRAEATVRDGSITLGTASTTRMMCDTSLMNTEKTLLGLFDGTVKYRVDHRTLVLTSENGERVNASAAE, from the coding sequence ATGAACACACTCGGCACACTCGGTAAGGACAAGAAGCGACTGGCCGCCGTTGCCGCGCTGACCCTCGTCCCGCTCGCCGTGGCATGCGGCAGCGAGGACGCGGGCAGCGACACGGTCGGCTCGGGGGCGTCGGCCTCCGTCACCGGCGCGCACTGGGCCGTCGACGAGGTCACCGTCGACGGAAAGAAGAGCGCCGCCCCGTCCAACGCCTATGTGCGAATCGCCGACGGCGGCGAGGTCAAGGGCAACCTGGGCTGCAACGGCTTCGGCGCCGAAGCCGCCTTCACCGACAGCAAGGTCACCTTCGACAAGATGGAGGCGACCGAGATGGCCTGCGAAGGCGTCCCCCCGAACTTCGAGGTGAGCCTCGCCCGCACCCTCTCGGACGGCAACCTCACCGCCGAGGTCGACGGCGACAAGCTCACCCTCACCACGGCGGACGGTGACCGCGTCGCCCTCACCAAGGAGAAGGCGGCCCCGCTGCAGGGCACGAAGTGGGCCATCAGCAGCCCCGACACCGACGGCAAGGCCCACCTCACGTTCGACGAGAAGACCGGCCTGGTCAACGGCAGCCTCGGCTGCAACAAGGTGAGGGCCGAGGCCACGGTCCGCGACGGCAGTATCACGCTCGGCACGGCGTCCACCACGCGAATGATGTGCGACACCTCACTCATGAATACGGAGAAGACCCTCCTGGGCCTCTTCGACGGCACGGTGAAGTACCGAGTGGATCACCGCACCCTCGTGCTGACCAGCGAAAACGGCGAGCGCGTAAACGCGTCCGCCGCTGAGTGA
- the purF gene encoding amidophosphoribosyltransferase gives MPRGDGRLNHDLLPGEKGPQDACGVFGVWAPGEEVAKLTYFGLYALQHRGQESAGIAVSNGSQILVFKDMGLVSQVFDETSLGSLQGHIAVGHARYSTTGASVWENAQPTFRATAHGSIALGHNGNLVNTAQLAEMVADLPKQEGGRTPRVAATNDTDLLTALLAAQVDEDGKPLTIEEAAHTVLPQVKGAFSLVFMDENTLYAARDPQGIRPLVLGRLERGWVVASESAALDICGASYVREVEPGEFIAIDENGLRTSRFAEAKPKGCVFEYVYLARPDTDIAGRNVYLSRVEMGRKLAKEAPVDADLVIATPESGTPAAIGYAEASGIPFGAGLVKNAYVGRTFIQPSQTIRQLGIRLKLNPLKEVIKGKRLVVVDDSIVRGNTQRALVRMLREAGAAEVHIRISSPPVKWPCFFGIDFATRAELIANGMTIDEIGTSLGADSLSYISIDGMIEATTIAKPNLCRACFDGEYPMELPDPELLGKQLLETELAAGPAATAAADAIRRP, from the coding sequence GTGCCACGTGGTGACGGTCGACTCAATCACGATCTGCTTCCCGGCGAGAAAGGCCCCCAGGACGCTTGTGGCGTCTTCGGTGTCTGGGCTCCGGGTGAAGAGGTCGCAAAGCTCACGTACTTCGGGCTCTACGCCCTCCAGCATCGGGGCCAGGAATCCGCGGGAATCGCGGTCAGTAACGGCTCCCAGATCCTCGTCTTCAAGGACATGGGCCTGGTCTCCCAGGTCTTCGACGAGACCTCTCTCGGATCGCTCCAGGGTCACATCGCAGTGGGCCACGCCCGCTACTCGACCACCGGTGCCTCCGTCTGGGAGAACGCCCAGCCGACGTTCCGCGCCACCGCGCACGGTTCCATCGCGCTCGGCCACAACGGCAACCTGGTCAACACGGCGCAGCTCGCCGAGATGGTCGCCGACCTGCCCAAGCAGGAGGGTGGCCGCACCCCGCGCGTCGCGGCCACCAACGACACCGACCTGCTCACCGCGCTGCTCGCGGCCCAGGTCGACGAGGACGGCAAGCCGCTGACCATCGAGGAGGCCGCCCACACGGTCCTTCCGCAGGTCAAGGGCGCCTTCAGCCTCGTCTTCATGGACGAGAACACCCTGTACGCGGCTCGCGACCCGCAGGGCATCCGCCCGCTGGTCCTCGGCCGCCTGGAGCGCGGCTGGGTCGTCGCCTCCGAGTCCGCCGCCCTCGACATCTGCGGCGCCAGCTACGTCCGTGAGGTCGAGCCGGGCGAGTTCATCGCCATCGACGAGAACGGCCTGCGCACCTCGCGATTCGCGGAAGCAAAGCCCAAGGGCTGTGTCTTCGAGTACGTGTACCTGGCCCGCCCGGACACCGACATCGCCGGCCGGAACGTGTACCTCTCCCGTGTGGAGATGGGCCGCAAGCTCGCGAAGGAAGCCCCGGTCGACGCCGACCTGGTCATAGCGACCCCGGAATCCGGCACCCCGGCCGCCATCGGCTACGCGGAGGCGAGCGGCATCCCGTTCGGTGCGGGTCTCGTGAAGAACGCGTACGTCGGACGTACGTTCATCCAGCCCTCGCAGACCATCCGCCAGCTCGGCATCCGTCTGAAGCTGAACCCGCTGAAGGAAGTCATCAAGGGCAAGCGCCTGGTGGTCGTCGACGACTCCATCGTGCGCGGCAACACCCAGCGGGCCCTGGTCCGCATGCTCCGCGAGGCGGGAGCGGCCGAGGTCCACATCCGGATCTCCTCTCCCCCCGTGAAGTGGCCCTGCTTCTTCGGCATCGACTTCGCCACCCGCGCCGAGCTCATCGCCAACGGCATGACGATCGACGAGATCGGCACCTCGCTCGGCGCCGACTCCCTCTCGTACATCTCCATCGACGGCATGATCGAGGCGACCACCATCGCCAAGCCGAACCTCTGCCGCGCCTGCTTCGACGGCGAGTACCCGATGGAGCTCCCGGACCCCGAGCTGCTCGGCAAGCAGCTGCTGGAGACGGAGCTGGCCGCCGGCCCGGCCGCCACGGCCGCCGCCGACGCGATCCGCCGCCCGTAG
- the purM gene encoding phosphoribosylformylglycinamidine cyclo-ligase, with translation MSETTGASYAAASYKTAGVDIEAGDRAVELMKEWVKKTQRPEVLGGLGGFAGLFDASALKRYERPLLASATDGVGTKVDIARQMGVYDTIGHDLVAMVMDDIVVCGAEPLFMTDYICVGKVHPERVAAIVKGIAEGCVLAGCALVGGETAEHPGLLGENDFDVAGAGTGVVEADRLLGADRIRTGDAVIAMAASGLHSNGYSLVRHVLLNQGGLALDAQIDELGRTLGEELLEPTKIYSLDCLALTRTTDVHAYSHITGGGLAANLARVIPDSLHAIVDRSTWTPAPIFDLVGKTGSVERLELEKTLNMGVGMIAIVPEESTDAALATLADRGVDAWVAGEITDRGDHETGAALVGDYTG, from the coding sequence ATGTCTGAGACAACTGGTGCCAGCTACGCAGCGGCGTCCTACAAAACAGCAGGTGTCGACATCGAAGCGGGCGACCGCGCGGTCGAGCTGATGAAGGAGTGGGTGAAGAAGACCCAGCGCCCCGAGGTCCTCGGCGGCCTCGGCGGTTTCGCCGGCCTCTTCGACGCCTCCGCCCTCAAGCGCTACGAGCGCCCGCTGCTGGCCTCCGCCACCGACGGTGTCGGCACGAAGGTCGACATCGCCCGCCAGATGGGCGTCTACGACACGATCGGCCACGACCTGGTCGCGATGGTCATGGACGACATCGTGGTGTGCGGCGCCGAGCCGCTGTTCATGACCGACTACATCTGCGTCGGCAAGGTCCACCCCGAGCGGGTCGCCGCCATCGTCAAGGGCATCGCCGAGGGCTGTGTGCTCGCCGGCTGCGCCCTGGTCGGCGGCGAGACGGCCGAGCACCCGGGTCTGCTGGGCGAGAACGACTTCGACGTGGCCGGCGCCGGTACGGGCGTCGTGGAGGCCGACCGGCTGCTGGGCGCGGATCGCATCCGTACGGGTGACGCGGTGATCGCCATGGCGGCATCCGGCCTTCACTCGAACGGGTACTCGCTGGTCCGGCACGTCCTGCTGAACCAGGGCGGCCTCGCCCTGGACGCGCAGATCGACGAACTCGGCCGCACCCTCGGCGAGGAGCTGCTGGAGCCCACGAAGATCTACTCGTTGGACTGCCTGGCCCTCACCCGCACCACGGACGTGCACGCGTACAGCCACATCACCGGCGGCGGCCTCGCGGCCAACCTGGCCCGCGTGATCCCGGACAGCCTGCACGCGATCGTCGACCGCTCCACCTGGACCCCGGCCCCGATCTTCGACCTCGTCGGCAAGACCGGCTCTGTCGAGCGCCTGGAGCTGGAGAAGACGCTGAACATGGGCGTCGGCATGATCGCGATCGTGCCGGAGGAGTCCACGGACGCGGCGCTCGCCACGCTCGCCGACCGCGGGGTCGACGCGTGGGTCGCCGGTGAGATCACGGACCGGGGCGACCACGAGACGGGCGCCGCCCTTGTGGGTGACTACACCGGCTGA
- a CDS encoding DUF3073 domain-containing protein has product MGRGRAKAKQTKVARQLKYNSGGTDLSRLANELGASTSSQPPNGEPFEDDDEEDDPYAQYADYYNDDEDDEDDESGPTSQQRRGA; this is encoded by the coding sequence ATGGGGCGCGGCCGGGCCAAGGCCAAGCAGACGAAGGTCGCCCGCCAGCTGAAGTACAACAGCGGCGGGACTGACCTGTCGCGTCTGGCCAACGAGCTGGGCGCTTCGACTTCGAGCCAGCCGCCGAACGGCGAGCCGTTCGAGGACGACGACGAAGAAGACGACCCGTACGCCCAGTACGCGGACTATTACAACGACGATGAGGACGACGAGGACGACGAGTCCGGTCCCACGTCGCAACAACGCCGCGGCGCTTGA
- a CDS encoding Leu/Phe/Val dehydrogenase: MTDVTHGVLHTLFHSDQGGHEQVVLCQDRASGLKAVIAIHSTALGPALGGTRFYPYATEEEAVADALNLARGMSYKNAMAGLDHGGGKAVIIGDPEKIKSEELLLAYGRFVASLGGRYVTACDVGTYVADMDVVARECRWTTGRSPENGGAGDSSVLTAFGVYQGMRASAQHQWGDPSLRGRKVGIAGVGKVGHHLVEHLRAEGAEVVITDVREEAVGRILAAHPDGVTAVADTATLIRAEGLDIYAPCALGGALNDDTVPALTATVVCGAANNQLAHPGVEKDLADRGILYAPDYVVNAGGVIQVADELHGFDFERCKAKASKIYDTTLAIFARAKTDGIPPAAAADRIAEQRMAEARRAL, translated from the coding sequence GTGACCGACGTAACACACGGCGTCCTGCACACCCTGTTCCACTCGGACCAGGGGGGTCATGAGCAAGTCGTGCTCTGCCAGGACCGCGCCAGCGGCCTCAAGGCCGTCATCGCCATCCACTCCACCGCTCTGGGCCCCGCCCTCGGCGGTACGCGCTTCTACCCGTACGCGACCGAGGAAGAGGCCGTCGCCGACGCGCTGAACCTCGCGCGCGGGATGTCGTACAAGAACGCCATGGCCGGTCTCGACCACGGCGGCGGCAAGGCCGTGATCATCGGCGACCCGGAGAAGATCAAGTCCGAGGAGCTGCTGCTGGCGTACGGCCGGTTCGTGGCCTCCTTGGGCGGCCGCTACGTCACGGCGTGCGACGTCGGTACGTACGTCGCCGACATGGACGTCGTGGCCCGCGAGTGCCGCTGGACGACCGGACGCTCCCCGGAGAACGGCGGCGCGGGCGACTCCTCAGTGCTCACCGCCTTCGGCGTCTACCAGGGCATGCGCGCCTCGGCCCAGCACCAGTGGGGCGACCCGTCGCTGCGCGGCCGCAAGGTCGGCATCGCGGGCGTCGGCAAGGTCGGCCACCACCTGGTGGAGCACCTGCGGGCGGAGGGCGCCGAGGTCGTCATCACGGACGTCCGCGAGGAGGCCGTCGGCCGGATCCTCGCGGCGCACCCGGACGGTGTGACGGCCGTCGCGGACACCGCGACCCTCATCCGGGCCGAGGGCCTCGACATCTACGCCCCCTGCGCGCTCGGCGGGGCCCTGAACGACGACACCGTGCCGGCGCTGACCGCCACGGTGGTGTGCGGCGCGGCCAACAACCAGCTCGCCCACCCGGGCGTCGAGAAGGACCTCGCCGACCGCGGGATCCTCTACGCGCCCGACTACGTGGTGAACGCCGGCGGTGTCATCCAGGTCGCCGACGAACTGCACGGCTTCGACTTCGAGCGGTGCAAGGCGAAGGCCTCGAAGATCTACGACACCACGCTGGCCATATTCGCACGTGCGAAGACGGACGGGATTCCTCCGGCCGCCGCGGCCGACCGGATCGCCGAGCAGCGGATGGCGGAGGCACGCAGGGCGCTCTGA
- the bldC gene encoding developmental transcriptional regulator BldC, producing MTARTPDAEPLLTPAEVATMFRVDPKTVTRWAKAGKLTSIRTLGGHRRYREAEVRALLAGIPQQRSEA from the coding sequence ATGACCGCTCGCACCCCTGATGCCGAGCCGCTGCTGACCCCGGCTGAGGTCGCCACGATGTTCCGCGTCGACCCCAAGACGGTCACGCGGTGGGCGAAGGCCGGGAAGCTCACTTCCATCCGTACGCTCGGCGGACACCGCCGCTACCGCGAGGCTGAGGTCCGCGCACTGCTCGCGGGCATCCCGCAGCAGCGCAGCGAGGCCTGA
- a CDS encoding DUF6274 family protein encodes MAASTRHETRALLRAHLSAASCYPRHLTRHCPICHHLLRLAMASAPHPAPPGAQPATPPPEEVAEDEATSSA; translated from the coding sequence ATGGCGGCATCGACTAGGCACGAGACGCGGGCGTTGCTCCGTGCGCACCTGTCGGCCGCCTCCTGCTATCCACGACATCTCACTCGCCACTGCCCGATCTGCCATCACCTGTTGCGCCTGGCGATGGCTTCCGCGCCGCACCCCGCCCCGCCCGGCGCGCAGCCGGCGACCCCGCCTCCCGAGGAGGTCGCCGAGGACGAGGCCACGTCCTCGGCGTGA
- a CDS encoding metallophosphoesterase family protein: MARVPAAFRKAVVHLPRAPRALARRYATRRPSPTPELVTQPHPWSRAVGLVTVVLIGTWLGLLIVGNVRAPVGPMNTTMTLRPSLTGGTKINVSPLGALELDSHIAPVRLDVNVDQLDPVRAQALVDHPERLSGLQDEVTQDVTHGTVDLALRSCVAVVTGATALGLAVYRRPRRALAAGGLALTVLAASGGTAFATWNPESVLEPKFSGLLSSAPSLVGNARSIVTEFDVYQKELARLVTNVTKLYDATSTLPAYAPDPTTIRVLHVSDIHLNPASWKIIASLVDQYKVNVIVDSGDTMDHGTAAENGFLDPIEDLGAPYVWVRGNHDSRLTQRYLEDLKNVHVLDEGKAKTIAGLRFAGIGDPQFTPDRSQVPGGDAANELAGARLATSLRDQKTAGTPVDVAVAHEPVAARQTDGDVPLALAGHIHHQEMELLPYGTRLRIEGSTGGSGLRAIEGKHPDPIQTSLLYFDRDTRRLQAWDEIELGGLGLTTAEVRRHLVEENQPGAAETETTSPAPTP, translated from the coding sequence ATGGCCCGCGTCCCCGCCGCGTTCAGGAAAGCCGTCGTGCACCTCCCCAGGGCCCCGCGCGCCCTCGCCCGCCGCTACGCCACCCGCCGCCCCAGCCCCACCCCGGAACTCGTCACCCAGCCCCACCCCTGGTCCCGCGCCGTCGGCCTGGTCACCGTCGTCCTGATCGGCACCTGGCTCGGCCTGCTGATCGTCGGCAACGTCCGCGCCCCCGTCGGCCCCATGAACACGACGATGACCCTGCGCCCCTCCCTCACCGGCGGCACGAAGATCAACGTCTCCCCCCTCGGCGCCCTCGAACTCGACAGCCACATCGCCCCGGTCCGCCTGGACGTCAACGTCGACCAACTCGACCCCGTCCGCGCCCAGGCCCTCGTCGACCACCCCGAACGCCTCTCCGGCCTCCAGGACGAAGTCACCCAGGACGTCACCCACGGCACCGTCGACCTGGCCCTGCGCAGCTGCGTCGCCGTCGTCACCGGCGCCACCGCCCTCGGCCTCGCCGTCTACCGCCGCCCCCGCCGCGCCCTCGCCGCCGGCGGCCTCGCCCTCACCGTCCTGGCCGCCTCCGGCGGCACGGCCTTCGCCACCTGGAACCCGGAGTCGGTGCTGGAACCGAAGTTCTCGGGCCTGCTGTCCTCCGCCCCGTCCCTGGTCGGCAACGCCCGCAGCATCGTCACCGAATTCGACGTCTACCAAAAGGAGTTGGCCCGCCTGGTGACGAACGTGACCAAGCTCTACGACGCCACCTCCACGCTCCCCGCCTACGCGCCGGACCCCACCACCATCCGCGTCCTGCACGTCTCCGACATCCACCTCAACCCGGCGAGCTGGAAGATCATCGCCTCGCTCGTCGACCAGTACAAGGTCAACGTCATCGTCGACTCCGGCGACACCATGGACCACGGCACCGCCGCCGAGAACGGCTTCCTCGACCCCATCGAGGACCTCGGCGCCCCCTACGTCTGGGTCCGCGGCAACCACGACTCCCGCCTCACCCAGCGCTACCTCGAGGACCTCAAGAACGTCCACGTCCTCGACGAGGGCAAGGCGAAGACCATCGCCGGCCTGCGCTTCGCCGGCATCGGCGACCCCCAGTTCACCCCCGACCGCTCCCAGGTCCCCGGCGGTGACGCCGCCAACGAACTCGCGGGCGCCCGCCTGGCCACCTCCCTCCGCGACCAGAAGACCGCCGGCACCCCCGTCGACGTCGCCGTGGCCCACGAACCCGTGGCCGCCCGCCAGACCGACGGCGACGTCCCCCTCGCCCTGGCCGGCCACATCCACCACCAGGAGATGGAGCTCCTCCCCTACGGCACCCGCCTGCGCATCGAAGGCTCCACCGGCGGCAGCGGCCTGCGCGCGATCGAGGGCAAGCACCCCGACCCCATCCAGACCTCGCTCCTCTACTTCGACCGCGACACCCGCCGCCTCCAGGCCTGGGACGAGATCGAACTCGGCGGTCTCGGCCTGACGACCGCGGAGGTGAGGCGCCACCTGGTGGAGGAGAACCAACCGGGCGCCGCCGAAACCGAGACGACGTCCCCCGCCCCCACCCCGTAA
- a CDS encoding metallopeptidase family protein encodes MLEMTREEFEELVAEALDRIPPELTRLMDNVAVFVEDEPPADDPELLGLYEGTPLTDRGEWYAGVLPDRITIYRGPTLRMCGSREEVVAETEVTVVHEIAHHFGIDDARLHALGYG; translated from the coding sequence GTGCTGGAGATGACGCGCGAGGAGTTCGAGGAACTGGTCGCCGAGGCGCTGGACCGGATTCCGCCGGAGTTGACGCGGCTGATGGACAACGTCGCGGTGTTCGTCGAGGACGAGCCGCCGGCGGACGATCCCGAGCTGCTGGGGTTGTACGAGGGGACTCCGCTGACCGATCGCGGGGAGTGGTACGCCGGGGTGCTGCCGGACCGGATCACGATCTACCGGGGACCGACGCTGCGGATGTGTGGGTCGCGGGAGGAGGTCGTGGCCGAGACCGAGGTGACGGTGGTGCATGAGATCGCGCATCACTTCGGGATCGACGACGCGCGGTTGCATGCGCTCGGGTACGGGTGA